Part of the Candidatus Zixiibacteriota bacterium genome is shown below.
TATTCAACAGGCAGTCTCCCATCCGCTCCAGGTAACGAAAGATAAATATTGCTGTCAGCAGGGATTCGACGTTTTGACCGCTCCGTAGTTCCTCGAGAATATCCTTGAAGACAGCCTTGTAGAGCTCATCCAGCTTGATCTCGCTGCGGCAGATCTTGATGCCGTTCTGGATGTCGCGTGCGAAGGTGGCATTGTAAACCAGCTCCATGGCATCGTTGATCTCCCAGAAGAAAGCCTCGAAGTTGTATCTCTTGATGAATGCTTTATTTTCAAAGTGATGTGTTTGCTGGACTATATTTACCGCGTAGTCCGCAATCCGTTCGAGATTTGACGTGATGGTGATGACCGATTTCATCAGGTTCACCATCTGTATATCGCGCTCGGTTACATAGAAGATCTGCGAAAAGCATTTGCTTTCAATGACGCTCTTGAGATTATCTATGTAATCGTCACGGGCTTCCATGTCTTCCTCGAGTACATCGCCAGAACCGTTCAGAACCTTGAGAGTGTTCTGGATCTGTGATTTGACCTCGAGGAGCAGAAACTGGAAATTTTCGTCGATTTCTTTGCGGTATGCCACTTTTGCCCTTAAGCGCCCTTACTATTCGGTTTTCTGTGATTCGATCACCAGCGGTTTGGAATCGATCTGCTTTTTTTCCTCGTCTTCCTCTTTCCAGCTGATTTTGACGGATAGCTTCATACGGCCATCCTTGCGCTTGGCCTTGAGATCGAGCTTGAGCATACCGGTAGGTTCAAGCACGATCGGGTTGCCGTTGTTTCCAAGAGCCAGCCTGCCCGAAGAGAAACCTTCAGCGAGAGCATTGATGTACTTCACGATAGTCTGGCTGTCCTGGAGCGACTCATGTTTGAATTCGTTGTTCTGTGACGTCATATATTTGCACCTCCGTGCGCCTCTATAAGGGGTGATCAATTCAATCTGTTTTTGTATTCCGCTATAACTCTTTTGCGGTTGATATTGGCCACAATCAGGTTTTTACGGATAGCGGGATCATCCCAGGCCGGCTGGTAACCGATCTGGCGGTTGGCTTTTTCGAAGTCCTGAAAACGCGGTTCTTTGGTTTTTTCGCCCATATGGCAGTCATCACCCATAAAGACCAGAAGCTGCCTCTCTGAGTTTTTACGGCGCTGATTCTGGCGATGAACGACCGTGATCAAAAATTCCGTGAACTCGCGTGACTGCGGATTCCAGACCTCGTAACCGTCGACATCGTAATCGGCCAGCAGAATCGGCCAGAACTGTTCCGGGTGAGGGATCACAATTCCGCCACCGAGAGCGCGGATTTCCTCGATGAATTCCTGGGTCTCATAGAAATGCTCGAGTGAAAAATTAGCTTTGACTATCTTTTTGACAGCCTTTAAAAATATCTGGGCGCGTTCGATGAAACGGTCGTCGCAATGGTCACGCAGGCCGTCGATAAAGTACTTCAGTATCTTGTTGCGCAACATCTCACGAGGGGTAATCGAAAAATTCTCCTCAATCAAACTTTTCACCTTGGCAACATTGATGCGCACGAAATTGACAATATCGTCATCTGCGCCCGTCTTTGCGGCGGCTTTCTGGAGGCGATCTTCATATTTTGGATCGAGAATCGTGTCGATGAATTCATATAACTGACCGTGCCGGTATTTAAACGTGTGAGCCAGCATATTTTTGAAAACGGTGGCTTCCTTGACTTGCGATTCCTCGAAATGGACCAGCAGTTGTACCTTGCGATTGAATCCCTTCGCGTAGCAGTCGATTTCCACCCCGGAGAAACCGTTCACGCTCAGCAGGTCGTTGTGCTGGGTCGGGATGATCAGCTCCTCTTTGCTGTTGGGGAAAGTGGCCCGGATGCGTTTGAAGATCAGGTCCATCGGTATAAATTCCGGATGCCAGTGTACCGCCAGGATGCTGTCCTGCTGGTAGAAGACCTCTGTCGGATTGACAATTCGCTCGATCTGCTCGGGGGACAAATCGGTCGAAACCACATTCTTATAGATCTGGCGATCGATATCAGTGATCTCTTCAGTCAGCTTTTCAGGAGCACGGCCATTATGCCCCACGGTTATATGTAACTTGCTCGTTTTCATAGTTTTCCTTCAAGGCAGAACAGATACAAAGTAAGTCACCGTCCCGCTTTTGTCAATAGCAGTAGACCTGGCATTCTACGGCCTTAATTTCTTTTTGGCCCCCTATTTTTATATGCTAAAACAGCTTAGCGTCAATGAGGAGTTAGTGGATTTAACACAATACTAACCTTACGCTAACAGTATCGACAGGCCCGACAACCACTTAAGTCTGTTTTTTACATTTATTTTAACAAAGCTAAACCGTTTCAGTTTCCTGAAATTAAAGTGATCAAATACCGGCCAGCTTTTCAACTTCGTTGACCTGCTCGGAAAACAGCTTGAGGGTCGCCTGTACCGGACCTGGCTGAGTCATATCCACACCGCAGTTTTTCAGTTGATTGATCGGATAGTCATTACCGCCAGAGGAAAGCAGTGTCAGGTATCTATCAACAATACCTTCTTCGCCGGAGTTGAATTTGTCCAGAATCGCCTGCGAAGCGGCGTATGAGGTCGCGTATTGATAAACATAGTAGGTGTAATAAAAATGCGGAATCCGCGACCATTTGTATTTCGAGTAATCATCCATGGTAACCGACGGTCCATAGTACTGCCTGGTCAGGTCATCCCACAGTTTGTTCAGGATATCCGGCGAGAGCGCGCCACCCTGTTCAACCAGCTCATGGATTTTGAGCTCGAAACGAGCGTAAAGTATCTGGTGGAAAAACGTACCGAGGGTGTTGTCAATATGCCGGTTGAGGAGGTAGAGCTTCTTTTTCGGGTCGTCGGATTTTTTCAGCAAATACTGCAACAGCAGGCCCTCGTTTAATGTCGATGCTACCTCGGCCACGAAGATAGTGTATTGAGCTTTCTGGTAGGGCTGGGTAGTATTCGAAAAATAGCTGTGCATACAGTGGCCCATCTCATGCGCCAGCGTAAACATGTTATTGACGGTATCGTTATAATTCATCAGTACCAGCGGATGGGTCGCATAGTTTGAAGCATTGTAAGCACCCGAGGCTTTACCTTCGGTTTCATAGACATCCACCCAGCGCTTTTCGAAAGCACTCTTCATATTGCTGACATAGTTTTCGCCCAATGGTTTGACAGCGGTGAGGACTTCTTCGATGGCATCCTCGTAATTAACCTCGTAGTTTTGATCGGGGAACAGCGGGCAGTAGACATCATAGGGATAGATCTTGTCGAGTTTCAGGATCCGCTTGCGGACATCCATCCATTTGTGCATACCGCTCAGGTCAGCCTCGGTAGTATCCAGAAGCGAGTGATAGACCGAGGTCGGGATATTATTGGCGTCGAGAGCGTTCTCGAGGCTGGAGGAATACTTGCGTGCACGGGAATAGAAGACATCCTTGTTGACTGCCGAAGCCAATGAAGCGGAAAGCGTGTTTATATGCTCTTCATAGGCGGTGTACATGCCCTCATGGGCATCACGGCGGACTCGCTGGTCGCTGGACTCCATGAACTTGGAGAAACGCTGTTTGGTGAGTTTGATCTCGTTGCCTTTTTCATCCTTAATGGACGGGTAGGTCATGTCGGCATCATTTAACATGGTGAAGACATTGGCCGCCCCGCGCGCCATCATGACCGACTGCGCCAGAAGTTCCTCGATCTCCGCCGAGCGGATATGTTCACGAGAGCGGATCAGGTCCTCGATATAGAAATCGTAGAGATCGGTCTTTTCGAACTCTGAAGCCATCTTCCTGAGTGTTTCATTATCGATCTGCAACAGTTCCGGTTCGACAAACGAGAAGGCGGCCTGTGCTTTCGAGACCAGCATCACCGCCCGCTCAGTCATCTCCTGGTAGCGGGAAACGCGGTGATCCAGATCGGCATTGCGTCGGGCATAGAAATGCAGTTTGTCGATGATTATCCAGAGGTCAGAACGGGTCGTCAGGCATTTGTAAAGCGTGTCCGCGGATTCGGACAGTTTGCCTGCGAACTGTCCCGCTTTTTCGATAAGCTCCTCGGCCTTTTTATAATCGGCTTC
Proteins encoded:
- a CDS encoding amphi-Trp domain-containing protein, which translates into the protein MTSQNNEFKHESLQDSQTIVKYINALAEGFSSGRLALGNNGNPIVLEPTGMLKLDLKAKRKDGRMKLSVKISWKEEDEEKKQIDSKPLVIESQKTE
- the pepF gene encoding oligoendopeptidase F produces the protein MTDKKNSDIPQRKDIEEKYKWDLTHIYKSEDDWEADYKKAEELIEKAGQFAGKLSESADTLYKCLTTRSDLWIIIDKLHFYARRNADLDHRVSRYQEMTERAVMLVSKAQAAFSFVEPELLQIDNETLRKMASEFEKTDLYDFYIEDLIRSREHIRSAEIEELLAQSVMMARGAANVFTMLNDADMTYPSIKDEKGNEIKLTKQRFSKFMESSDQRVRRDAHEGMYTAYEEHINTLSASLASAVNKDVFYSRARKYSSSLENALDANNIPTSVYHSLLDTTEADLSGMHKWMDVRKRILKLDKIYPYDVYCPLFPDQNYEVNYEDAIEEVLTAVKPLGENYVSNMKSAFEKRWVDVYETEGKASGAYNASNYATHPLVLMNYNDTVNNMFTLAHEMGHCMHSYFSNTTQPYQKAQYTIFVAEVASTLNEGLLLQYLLKKSDDPKKKLYLLNRHIDNTLGTFFHQILYARFELKIHELVEQGGALSPDILNKLWDDLTRQYYGPSVTMDDYSKYKWSRIPHFYYTYYVYQYATSYAASQAILDKFNSGEEGIVDRYLTLLSSGGNDYPINQLKNCGVDMTQPGPVQATLKLFSEQVNEVEKLAGI